A single Carassius carassius chromosome 3, fCarCar2.1, whole genome shotgun sequence DNA region contains:
- the gba2 gene encoding non-lysosomal glucosylceramidase — translation MDLNDSTSLAELMSRYVSTETGFGVPKDGWRICLAHEFKEKRKPFQAKDVSLSNMIEHLSLGVRYLRWWYRKTQVEKKAPFIDMFRALPLKQIYGAPLGGIGGGSITRGWRGDFCRWQLNPGMYHYKTVIANQFTVCLRRGGQTVYQQVLSTERPPTLQGWNWGYCGEYAFYHALYPRAWTVYHLPGQNVTLTCRQVSPVIPHDYKDSSLPVAVFVWDIENKNDYALDVSIMFTMVNGSGHKDDKSGGHWNESFHLEKDGESVSGVLLHHQTPVNPYTLCMAAREKSGQEISHQTAFSPKGTCSALWSDLMTDGRLDSPKDSSPPTQKGEEVAAALAVSCSVPANSHNSVEFSLAWDMPKITFGSRERIYERRYTRYYGSKEDAAPSLSHYALTHYSNWEESIDEWQRPILQDGSLPSWYKSALFNELYFVVDGGTVWVELPEDADISGGLRPEDGGLPAQPEVVKDYGRFAYLEGQEYRMYNTYDVHFYASFALIMLWPKLALSVQYDIAGSVVQHDPTERLNLMNGQYSPVKTRGVVPHDIGDPDDEPWVRANAYMIHDTADWKDLNLKFVLQVYRDYYLTQDEQYLKDMWPICQTVMETELKFDKDGDGLIENSGYADQTYDGWKVTGPSAYCGGLWLASVCMMCKMARVLNCESVYQHYRDILERGKAAFDKLLWNGKYYNYDSSGRSLSNSVMSDQCAGQWFLRASGLGDDDYQAFPKEKICSALKSVFDLNVMSFSGGQMGAVNGMRPEGVPDHSSVQSDEVWVGVVYGLAATMIHEGMIEEGMHTAEGCYRTVWERMGMAFQTPEAYCEKGIYRSLAYMRPLSIWAMQLALNNRPNHSKTIEKDVGQD, via the exons ATGGATTTAAATGACAGCACGTCTCTGGCTGAGCTGATGAGCCGGTATGTGTCTACAGAAACAGGATTTGGTGTCCCGAAGGATGGCTGGCGGATATGCCTGGCCCACGAGTTCAAAGAGAAGCGCAAACCATTTCAAGCCAAAGACGTCTCATTGTCCAACATGATCGAGCATCTTTCTTTAGGGGTCAG GTATCTGAGATGGTGGTACAGAAAGACCCAGGTTGAGAAGAAGGCTCCTTTTATTGATATGTTTCGGGCTCTACCACTGAAACAAATTTATG GTGCTCCTCTTGGTGGCATTGGCGGGGGCAGTATCACACGTGGATGGAGGGGAGATTTCTGCCGGTGGCAACTAAATCCTGGAATGTACCACTACAAAACCGTTATTGCTAACCAG TTTACAGTGTGTCTGCGCAGGGGTGGTCAGACGGTATACCAGCAGGTGTTGTCTACAGAGCGACCCCCGACTCTTCAGGGTTGGAACTGGGGTTATTGCGGTGAATACGCCTTTTACCATGCTCTTTACCCACGAGCCTGGACCGTCTACCACCTGCCTGGCCAGAATGTCACTCTCACCTGCAGGCAGGTGTCACCCGTCATCCCTCACGACTACAAG GACTCCAGTCTTCCTGTGGCTGTGTTTGTGTGGGACATTGAGAATAAGAATGACTACGCACTTGATGTTTCCATCATGTTCACGATGGTTAATGGGTCTGGACATAAAGACGATAAGAGTGGGGGCCACTGGAATGAATCATTTCACCTGGAAAAAGACGGAGAATCTGTGTCTGGGGTGTTACTACATCACCAGACGCCCGTCAACCCTTATACTCTGTGTATGGCTGCAAGAGAAAAG TCTGGCCAAGAGATCAGTCACCAGACGGCGTTCAGCCCAAAGGGAACCTGTAGTGCTCTGTGGAGTGACCTCATGACTGATGGACGGCTCGACTCGCCTAAGGACTCCAGCCCACCCACACAGAAAGGGGAGGAAGTGGCAGCAGCCCTGGCTGTGAGCTGCTCCGTGCCTGCTAACAGTCACAACAGTGTGGAGTTCAGTTTGGCCTGGGATATGCCAAAAATCACATTTGGCTCCAGAGAAAGAATATATGAAAG GAGATACACACGTTATTACGGCAGCAAAGAAGATGCTGCCCCATCTCTGTCTCACTACGCGCTCACACACTACAGTAACTGGGAGGAGAGCATTGATGAGTGGCAGAGGCCGATTCTACAGGATGG GTCTCTTCCGTCTTGGTATAAGTCCGCTCTGTTTAATGAGCTGTACTTTGTTGTGGATGGTGGAACCGTGTGGGTGGAGCTTCCAGAGGATGCTGACATCAGCGGTGGGCTTCGTCCTGAGGATGGGGGGCTTCCAGCGCAGCCTGAAGTTGTCAAGGATTACGGCCGCTTCGCTTACCTAGAGG GTCAGGAGTACAGGATGTATAACACATATGATGTGCACTTCTATGCTTCATTCGCTCTCATCATGCTCTGGCCCAAGCTGGCTCTGAGTGTGCAGTATGATATTG CTGGTAGTGTCGTTCAACACGATCCTACAGAGAGGTTAAATCTAATGAATGGCCAATACTCACCAGTGAAGACCAGGGGCGTTGTACCTCATGACATTGGAGACCCTG ATGATGAGCCATGGGTTCGTGCCAATGCATACATGATCCACGATACAGCTGACTGGAAGGATCTGAACCTGAAGTTTGTGCTGCAGGTGTACCGAGACTATTACCTGACCCAGGATGAGCAGTATCTGAAGGATATGTGGCCCATATGCCAG ACAGTTATGGAAACAGAGTTGAAATTTGATAAGGATGGTGATGGGCTGATAGAAAACTCTGGCTATGCAGACCAAACATATGATGGATGGAAGGTGACAGGACCCAG TGCATACTGTGGTGGTCTATGGCTGGCGTCAGTGTGCATGATGTGTAAAATGGCACGTGTGCTGAATTGCGAGTCTGTTTATCAGCACTACAGAGATATTTTGGAGAGAGGAAAAGCAGCCTTTGACAAACTCCTGTGGAATG GCAAATACTACAACTATGACAGCAGTGGACGGAGCCTGTCTAACAGTGTAATGTCAGACCAGTGTGCAGGCCAGTGGTTTCTCAGGGCGTCTGGACTTGGGGATGATGACTACCAG GCTTTTCCCAAGGAGAAAATCTGTAGTGCGCTGAAGTCAGTGTTTGACCTCAATGTTATGAGCTTTTCAGGCGGGCAGATGGGTGCGGTGAATGGGATGAGGCCAGAGGGGGTGCCTGATCATTCCAGTGTCCAATCAGATGAGGTGTGGGTGGGAGTAGTGTATGGATTAGCAGCTACAATGATACATGAG GGCATGATAGAAGAGGGAATGCACACTGCTGAAGGCTGTTACCGCACTGTATGGGAGCGAATGGGAATGGCCTTCCAGACTCCTGAAGCATACTGTGAGAAAGGCATTTACCGCTCTCTCGCTTATATGAGACCTTTGAGCATCTGGGCAATGCAGCTTGCACTGAATAATCGACCAAACCACAGCAAAACCATTGAAAAAGATGTGGGACAGGACTGA
- the rgp1 gene encoding RAB6A-GEF complex partner protein 2: MIEVVASMARGPVFLAGEVLECLITFTNPISHLSTSASSEMLAWASAQIHCQFHASESRVALPTQGTKQDVQAESDTVLIPSKGERGQCVLDTPPKILFCDLRLDPGESKTYSYSEVVPTDGPPSFRGQAVKYVYKLTIGCQRVNSPIKLLRVPFRVLVLHGMPEPPFPQDEEVAPSNPFLEEEEGSRRDTRPLERALDMLMITTSRRCPYMFNITNVRGKVAKFCIFKTVYRLGEDIIGIFTFSEGDIPCLQYSVSLQSEEEVQEHYQRRPGQAVSVTGHGRHLESCLHTASSHFSLPVPLNVTPGFTTDIVTLRWRLHFEFVTAREPVEAPVVLQNQSEVTVWTGAEHVDVDTFSWDLPIKVLPTNPTLASYVSQFTGTNSINI; this comes from the exons ATGATTGAGGTGGTGGCTTCAATGGCACGAGGGCCTGTGTTTTTGGCCGGGGAGGTTTTAGAGTGTCTTATAACCTTCACAAATCCTATATCACATCTGTCTACATCTGCCAGCAG TGAGATGTTGGCCTGGGCCAGTGCTCAGATCCACTGCCAGTTCCATGCCAGCGAGAGTCGTGTGGCTTTACCCACTCAGGGCACCAAGCAGGACGTCCAAGCAGAGAGCGACACCGTACTGATACCAAGCAAAG GTGAACGAGGCCAGTGTGTGCTGGACACACCACCAAAGATCTTGTTCTGTGACCTTCGCTTGGATCCCGGAGAGAGCAAGACTT ATTCCTACAGTGAGGTTGTGCCCACTGATGGTCCACCTAGTTTCCGGGGTCAGGCAGTGAAGTACGTGTATAAGCTCACGATTGGCTGCCAGCGAGTCAACTCACCCATCAAGTTACTGCGAGTCCCTTTCAGAGTTTTAGTGCTTCATG GCATGCCAGAGCCTCCGTTTCCCCAAGATGAGGAAGTAGCTCCCTCAAACCCCTTTCTGGAGGAGGAGGAAGGAAGCAGGAGAGATACAAGGCCGCTAGAGAGAGCTCTGGACATGCTGATGATCACCACCTCGCGACGATGCCCAT ATATGTTCAACATCACAAACGTGCGGGGAAAGGTTGCTAAGTTCTGCATCTTTAAGACTGTGTACAGGCTCGGGGAAGATATTATTGGCATCTTTACATTCTCAGAAGGGGATATTCCATGTTTACAG TATTCAGTAAGTCTACAAAGTGAGGAGGAGGTCCAAGAGCATTACCAGAGACGACCCGGCCAGGCTGTCAGTGTCACTGGTCATGGCCGACATCTAGAGTCCTGCTTGCACACAGCCTCCAGCCATTTCTCTCTCCCTGTACCCCTCAATGTCACACCAGGATTCACCACAGACATAG TGACGTTAAGATGGCGTCTGCATTTTGAGTTCGTAACAGCGCGGGAGCCAGTGGAGGCCCCGGTGGTTCTGCAGAATCAGTCAGAAGTCACAGTATGGACGGGGGCAGAGCATGTGGATGTGGACACCTTCAGTTGGGACCTTCCAATCAAAGTGCTTCCCACAAACCCCACGCTAGCTTCATATGTTTCACAGTTCACAGGGACAAACAGCATCAACATTTGA
- the LOC132118484 gene encoding phosphatidylinositol 3-kinase catalytic subunit type 3 isoform X1 — protein sequence METDKFNYLYSCDLDINVQLKIGSLEGKREQKSYKALLEDPMLRFSGLYQESCSDLYVTCQVFAEGKPLALPVRTSYKAFSTRWNWNEWLRLPVKYPDLPQSAQVTLTVWDVYGPGLATPVGGTTVTLFGKYGMFRQGMHDLKVWPGVEGDGSEPTGTPGRTSSTLAEDQMGRLAKGPDLEILSDLTKAHRQGHMVKVDWLDRLTFREIEMINESEKRSSNFMYLMVEFPRFKSGEREYSIVYYEKDADESSPLPTSADIVKVPDPQMCMENLVESKHHKLARSLRSGPSDHDLKPNAATRDQLNIIVSYPPTKQLSSEEQDLVWKFRYYLTTQEKALTKFLKCVNWDLPQEAKQALELLGKWRPMDVEDSLELLSSQFTNPTVRRYAVARLQQADDEDLLMYLLQLVQALKYENFNDIQGSLEPASKRDSQGVLTESSTIADLDSSQMASTVTVMPSMQKGKEGTDGENLEQDLCTFLISRACKNSTLANYLYWYVIVECEDQDTQQRDPKTHDMYLNVMRRFSQALLKGDKSVRVMRSLLAAQQTFVDRLVQLMKAVQRESGNRKKKTERLQGLLADNEKVNLSEIESIPLPLEPQIRIKGIIPETATLFKSALMPAKLIFKTEDGEQYPVIFKHGDDLRQDQLILQIISLMDKLLRKENLDLKLTPYKVLATSTKHGFMQFVQSVPVAEVLATEGNIQSFFRKHAPNDKGPYGISSEVMDTYVKSCAGYCVITYILGVGDRHLDNLLLTKTGKLFHIDFGYILGRDPKPLPPPMKLSKEMVEGMGGMQSEQYQEFRKQCYTAFLHLRRYSNLILNLFSLMVDANIPDIALEPDKTVKKVQDKFRLDLSDEEAVHYMQSLIDESVGALFAAVVEQIHKFAQYWRR from the exons ATGGAAACAGACAAATTTAACTATCTGTATAGTTGCGATCTGGACATAAACGTCCAACTGAAAAT AGGCAGTCTGGAGGGCAAGAGAGAGCAGAAGAGCTATAAAGCTCTGCTTGAGGACCCCATGCTGCGATTCTCAGGACTCTATCAGGAGAGCTGCTCCGACCTGTACGTCACCTGTCAAGTGTTTGCAGAGGGCAAGCCTCTCGCTCTGCCTGTACGAACGTCTTACAAGGCCTTCAGCACTCGCTGGAA CTGGAACGAGTGGCTTCGGCTGCCAGTGAAGTACCCTGACCTGCCTCAGAGTGCCCAGGTGACTCTAACAGTTTGGGATGTGTATGGACCCGGCCTAGCTACGCCTGTTGGGGGCACTACAGTCACCCTCTTTGGGAAATATGG AATGTTCCGGCAGGGCATGCATGATCTGAAGGTGTGGCCGGGTGTGGAGGGCGATGGCAGTGAGCCCACTGGTACACCAGGAAGGACCAGCAGCACTCTGGCAGAGGACCAGATGGGCCGCCTGGCCAAG GGTCCAGACCTGGAGATACTTAGTGAC CTAACAAAAGCTCATCGTCAGGGGCACATGGTTAAAGTAGACTGGCTGGATCGCTTGACCTTCCGAGAGATTGAAATGATCAATGAG AGTGAGAAACGTAGCTCTAATTTCATGTACCTCATGGTGGAATTCCCTCGTTTCAAAAGCGGTGAACGAGAATACAGCATTGTTTATTACGAAAAG GATGCAGATGAATCCTCTCCTTTGCCAACCAGTGCAGATATTGTGAAAGTCCCCGACCCTCAGATGTGCATG GAGAACCTTGTGGAGAGTAAGCATCATAAACTGGCTCGCAGTTTACGCAGCGGACCATCTGACCACGATCTCAAACCTAATGCAGCCACACGTGATCAACTCAAT ATTATAGTAAGCTACCCACCCACTAAGCAGCTGAGCTCTGAGGAACAGGACCTTGTGTGGAAGTTTAGATACTACCTCACCACACAAGAAAAG GCTTTGACTAAGTTCCTGAAGTGTGTGAACTGGGATCTGCCCCAGGAAGCCAAACAGGCCTTGGAGCTGCTGGGAAAGTGGCGGCCGATGGATGTGGAGGATTCCTTAGAGCTGCTGTCCTCTCAGTTCACCAACCCCACAGTCAGACGCTACGCTGTCGCCAGACTGCAGCAGGCTGATGATGAG GATCTGCTAATGTATTTGCTCCAGCTGGTGCAGGCATTGAAATATGAGAACTTCAATGATATCCAGGGCAGTCTGGAGCCTGCCAGTAAGAGAGACAGTCAAGGGGTTCTGACAGAGAGCTCAACAATAGCAGATCTGGACAG ttcccAGATGGCTTCGACTGTCACTGTGATGCCCAGCATGCAGAAAGGCAAAGAGGGAACAGATGGTGAGAACCTAGAG CAAGATCTGTGCACCTTCCTTATATCACGTGCCTGCAAGAACTCTACACTGGCAAACTATTTATACTG GTATGTAATTGTGGAGTGTGAGGATCAGGACACACAGCAGAGAGACCCCAAAACCCATGACATGTACCTCAATGTAATGAGGCGGTTTAGTCAGGCTCTGCTCAAG GGTGATAAGAGTGTGAGAGTGATGCGTTCCCTTCTGGCCGCCCAGCAGACGTTTGTAGACAGACTAGTGCAGCTCATGAAGGCTGTTCAGAGAGAGAGTGGAAACCGCAAGAAAAAG ACGGAGCGATTACAGGGCCTGCTGGCTGATAATGAGAAGGTGAATCTGTCAGAGATTGAGTCCATCCCTCTTCCTCTGGAGCCACAGATCCGCATCAAAGGCATCATACCTGAGACCGCAACACTCTTTAAG AGTGCTCTGATGCCAGCAAAGCTCATCTTTAAGACAGAGGATGGGGAGCAATATCCTGTCATCTTCAAACATGGAGATGACCTGAGACAGGACCAGCTCATCCTGCAGATTATTTCACTCATGGACAAG TTGCTGAGGAAAGAGAATTTGGACCTAAAGTTGACTCCATACAAAGTTCTGGCGACCAGCACCAAACATG GTTTTATGCAGTTTGTGCAGTCAGTACCTGTGGCTGAGGTTTTGGCAACCGAAGGCAACATTCAG AGTTTCTTCCGAAAGCATGCTCCGAATGATAAGGGGCCATACGGCATCAGCTCTGAAGTCATGGACACATACGTTAAAAGCTGTG CGGGCTATTGTGTCATCACATACATCCTAGGGGTGGGAGACAGACATCTAGACAACTTGCTTCTCACAAAGACTG GGAAACTGTTTCATATAGATTTTGGATATATTTTGGGTCGGGATCCTAAACCCCTGCCACCCCCCATGAAGCTGAGCAAGGAGATGGTGGAGGGGATGGGGGGCATGCAGAGTGAACAATACCAGGAGTTCAGGAAACAGTGCTACACTGCCTTCCTGCACCTGCGCAG ATACTCAAATCTCATTCTGAATCTGTTCTCTCTGATGGTGGATGCAAATATTCCAGACATTGCACTGGAGCCTGACAAAACtgtaaaaaag GTTCAGGACAAGTTTCGATTGGACCTCTCAGATGAGGAGGCGGTGCATTATATGCAGAGTCTGATTGATGAGAGCGTAGGTGCTCTGTTTGCTGCAGTGGTTGAACAGATACACAAATTTGCACAG TATTGGCGCAGATGA
- the LOC132118484 gene encoding phosphatidylinositol 3-kinase catalytic subunit type 3 isoform X2, which yields METDKFNYLYSCDLDINVQLKIGSLEGKREQKSYKALLEDPMLRFSGLYQESCSDLYVTCQVFAEGKPLALPVRTSYKAFSTRWNWNEWLRLPVKYPDLPQSAQVTLTVWDVYGPGLATPVGGTTVTLFGKYGMFRQGMHDLKVWPGVEGDGSEPTGTPGRTSSTLAEDQMGRLAKLTKAHRQGHMVKVDWLDRLTFREIEMINESEKRSSNFMYLMVEFPRFKSGEREYSIVYYEKDADESSPLPTSADIVKVPDPQMCMENLVESKHHKLARSLRSGPSDHDLKPNAATRDQLNIIVSYPPTKQLSSEEQDLVWKFRYYLTTQEKALTKFLKCVNWDLPQEAKQALELLGKWRPMDVEDSLELLSSQFTNPTVRRYAVARLQQADDEDLLMYLLQLVQALKYENFNDIQGSLEPASKRDSQGVLTESSTIADLDSSQMASTVTVMPSMQKGKEGTDGENLEQDLCTFLISRACKNSTLANYLYWYVIVECEDQDTQQRDPKTHDMYLNVMRRFSQALLKGDKSVRVMRSLLAAQQTFVDRLVQLMKAVQRESGNRKKKTERLQGLLADNEKVNLSEIESIPLPLEPQIRIKGIIPETATLFKSALMPAKLIFKTEDGEQYPVIFKHGDDLRQDQLILQIISLMDKLLRKENLDLKLTPYKVLATSTKHGFMQFVQSVPVAEVLATEGNIQSFFRKHAPNDKGPYGISSEVMDTYVKSCAGYCVITYILGVGDRHLDNLLLTKTGKLFHIDFGYILGRDPKPLPPPMKLSKEMVEGMGGMQSEQYQEFRKQCYTAFLHLRRYSNLILNLFSLMVDANIPDIALEPDKTVKKVQDKFRLDLSDEEAVHYMQSLIDESVGALFAAVVEQIHKFAQYWRR from the exons ATGGAAACAGACAAATTTAACTATCTGTATAGTTGCGATCTGGACATAAACGTCCAACTGAAAAT AGGCAGTCTGGAGGGCAAGAGAGAGCAGAAGAGCTATAAAGCTCTGCTTGAGGACCCCATGCTGCGATTCTCAGGACTCTATCAGGAGAGCTGCTCCGACCTGTACGTCACCTGTCAAGTGTTTGCAGAGGGCAAGCCTCTCGCTCTGCCTGTACGAACGTCTTACAAGGCCTTCAGCACTCGCTGGAA CTGGAACGAGTGGCTTCGGCTGCCAGTGAAGTACCCTGACCTGCCTCAGAGTGCCCAGGTGACTCTAACAGTTTGGGATGTGTATGGACCCGGCCTAGCTACGCCTGTTGGGGGCACTACAGTCACCCTCTTTGGGAAATATGG AATGTTCCGGCAGGGCATGCATGATCTGAAGGTGTGGCCGGGTGTGGAGGGCGATGGCAGTGAGCCCACTGGTACACCAGGAAGGACCAGCAGCACTCTGGCAGAGGACCAGATGGGCCGCCTGGCCAAG CTAACAAAAGCTCATCGTCAGGGGCACATGGTTAAAGTAGACTGGCTGGATCGCTTGACCTTCCGAGAGATTGAAATGATCAATGAG AGTGAGAAACGTAGCTCTAATTTCATGTACCTCATGGTGGAATTCCCTCGTTTCAAAAGCGGTGAACGAGAATACAGCATTGTTTATTACGAAAAG GATGCAGATGAATCCTCTCCTTTGCCAACCAGTGCAGATATTGTGAAAGTCCCCGACCCTCAGATGTGCATG GAGAACCTTGTGGAGAGTAAGCATCATAAACTGGCTCGCAGTTTACGCAGCGGACCATCTGACCACGATCTCAAACCTAATGCAGCCACACGTGATCAACTCAAT ATTATAGTAAGCTACCCACCCACTAAGCAGCTGAGCTCTGAGGAACAGGACCTTGTGTGGAAGTTTAGATACTACCTCACCACACAAGAAAAG GCTTTGACTAAGTTCCTGAAGTGTGTGAACTGGGATCTGCCCCAGGAAGCCAAACAGGCCTTGGAGCTGCTGGGAAAGTGGCGGCCGATGGATGTGGAGGATTCCTTAGAGCTGCTGTCCTCTCAGTTCACCAACCCCACAGTCAGACGCTACGCTGTCGCCAGACTGCAGCAGGCTGATGATGAG GATCTGCTAATGTATTTGCTCCAGCTGGTGCAGGCATTGAAATATGAGAACTTCAATGATATCCAGGGCAGTCTGGAGCCTGCCAGTAAGAGAGACAGTCAAGGGGTTCTGACAGAGAGCTCAACAATAGCAGATCTGGACAG ttcccAGATGGCTTCGACTGTCACTGTGATGCCCAGCATGCAGAAAGGCAAAGAGGGAACAGATGGTGAGAACCTAGAG CAAGATCTGTGCACCTTCCTTATATCACGTGCCTGCAAGAACTCTACACTGGCAAACTATTTATACTG GTATGTAATTGTGGAGTGTGAGGATCAGGACACACAGCAGAGAGACCCCAAAACCCATGACATGTACCTCAATGTAATGAGGCGGTTTAGTCAGGCTCTGCTCAAG GGTGATAAGAGTGTGAGAGTGATGCGTTCCCTTCTGGCCGCCCAGCAGACGTTTGTAGACAGACTAGTGCAGCTCATGAAGGCTGTTCAGAGAGAGAGTGGAAACCGCAAGAAAAAG ACGGAGCGATTACAGGGCCTGCTGGCTGATAATGAGAAGGTGAATCTGTCAGAGATTGAGTCCATCCCTCTTCCTCTGGAGCCACAGATCCGCATCAAAGGCATCATACCTGAGACCGCAACACTCTTTAAG AGTGCTCTGATGCCAGCAAAGCTCATCTTTAAGACAGAGGATGGGGAGCAATATCCTGTCATCTTCAAACATGGAGATGACCTGAGACAGGACCAGCTCATCCTGCAGATTATTTCACTCATGGACAAG TTGCTGAGGAAAGAGAATTTGGACCTAAAGTTGACTCCATACAAAGTTCTGGCGACCAGCACCAAACATG GTTTTATGCAGTTTGTGCAGTCAGTACCTGTGGCTGAGGTTTTGGCAACCGAAGGCAACATTCAG AGTTTCTTCCGAAAGCATGCTCCGAATGATAAGGGGCCATACGGCATCAGCTCTGAAGTCATGGACACATACGTTAAAAGCTGTG CGGGCTATTGTGTCATCACATACATCCTAGGGGTGGGAGACAGACATCTAGACAACTTGCTTCTCACAAAGACTG GGAAACTGTTTCATATAGATTTTGGATATATTTTGGGTCGGGATCCTAAACCCCTGCCACCCCCCATGAAGCTGAGCAAGGAGATGGTGGAGGGGATGGGGGGCATGCAGAGTGAACAATACCAGGAGTTCAGGAAACAGTGCTACACTGCCTTCCTGCACCTGCGCAG ATACTCAAATCTCATTCTGAATCTGTTCTCTCTGATGGTGGATGCAAATATTCCAGACATTGCACTGGAGCCTGACAAAACtgtaaaaaag GTTCAGGACAAGTTTCGATTGGACCTCTCAGATGAGGAGGCGGTGCATTATATGCAGAGTCTGATTGATGAGAGCGTAGGTGCTCTGTTTGCTGCAGTGGTTGAACAGATACACAAATTTGCACAG TATTGGCGCAGATGA